The DNA segment GTTCGCGATGCACTGGCACCGCACACACCAGCACGCCCAGCAGGAGGCGGCATCCGAACAGGCCCTCGTCCACCTGCAGACCGCATACGCGCAGGTCTCCGAGCCGATCCTTACGGGCCTCGCGCGACGCGCCCCCAGCGCCCAGATGAAGCGCCGCTTCGCTCACCACCTCCAGGAGGCCGTGCCAGAACACGCCGAACGCATCCTCAACGACCCCTCCTGGGAAGCACTCACCACCGTCCTCGCCGAAGCGGAGGCAGCCGGACACAACGCGACCATCGTCCTGGACCAGGCGCTCGGCCACCGCACCCTGGATGACGCCCACAGCCCCGCTCGCGCGCTGACCTGGCGCATCCGCCGACTCAGCGAACGCCACGCCCCTGGCCCCCGGGCCCAGGCAACCAGGGCCCGGGGCACTGCACAGCGCGCCGCCCCGATCCACCCGGCAGCAGCCGCCCCACCTCCGCAGGCACCATCAGTACGGCGGCGCTGATCAGGCCGGTGCGGGCGTCTCGGGAGTCAGTAGCTCCAGCGCCTCCTCCCAACGGAAGCGGTCCGCCCCGCCGCCAGCCTTCGGCTTATGGGGTTCGTACGAGCCGATCAGGACACCCATCCCGCTCAACCGCTCCAGGCTCTGGCTGTACGCGGGATGAGCGGCCTGCGCCGAGTTCACGTACGGCAGGACGGCCGTCGGGATACCGAAGCCGTACGCCTCGCACAGGATGCCCAGTGCCAGGGTGTCCGAGATCCCGGCAGCCCATTTGTTGATCGTGTTGAAGGTGGCCGGGGCCACCGCGATGGCATCGGCCGACGGCAGCGGGCGAGGGTCGCCGGGCGAGCACCAGGCCGAGCGGATCGGGAAGCCGGTCTGGGCCTCGACCGCCTCGGCGTCT comes from the Streptomyces sp. NBC_01471 genome and includes:
- a CDS encoding flavoprotein, whose translation is MSDQPDRQTRKPFLYVVVCASGIAGDASRLITAAQETNWDVGVVATPQGLGFIDAEAVEAQTGFPIRSAWCSPGDPRPLPSADAIAVAPATFNTINKWAAGISDTLALGILCEAYGFGIPTAVLPYVNSAQAAHPAYSQSLERLSGMGVLIGSYEPHKPKAGGGADRFRWEEALELLTPETPAPA